One Fundulus heteroclitus isolate FHET01 chromosome 11, MU-UCD_Fhet_4.1, whole genome shotgun sequence DNA segment encodes these proteins:
- the LOC118564635 gene encoding mucin-5AC-like has product MASTTASTAPTTTAAQTTTTAATTTAPPTTTTIASTTRPTASTIAAQTTTTAATTTTTTAPPTTTTMASTTTSTAPTTTAAPTTTVIATTTAPPKTTTMASSVTSTSSTTAAPTTTTAATTTTTAPPTTTTMASTITSTAPTTTAAPTTTVTATTTAPPKTTTIASTITSTSSTTATTATTTAATTTISAPPTTTTVAPTTTMASTTTSTDPTATAVPTTTTAATTTITAPQTTTTGHPTTTTMASTTISTAPTTTIAPTTTAKATATATTTPPPTTTTAPQTTTTAPPTTTTMASSTTSTASTATTAPTTTTEETATTTLAQTTTTAPPATTTIASTSTSATPTTTAATTSAPPTTKTMALITTDSAPTTAALTTSTATTTAVPTTTMASTTKSAATTTGAPTTTTAATTTTTAPSTTTTMASATTSTAPTTAMTTTTTAATTAPPTTTTMASTTTSTAPTTTAAPTTTTAGTTAATTTTTTPLTTTTMDSTTRSSVPTTTASTTTTTAPPTPTTMAQTTTSTVPSTAAPMTTTEATTTTTAPPSTTTMASTTTSTAPTTTAETTTTTAAPTTTTVAPTTTTSSTPTLSPTTTTAAKTTTTVAPTTTTAAPSTTTSAPTTTTASPSTTTSAPATTFNNKNCSINHHSHGSYHHNCSTNHHNNNSINNNCSTVHHNSDNRNYCPNNKIYNDYYNHKANHKNYNKIYTDFYNHKADHTNYNKIYTDYYKHKANRKNDNKIYTDFYNHKANHKNYNKIYTDFYNHKAHRKNDNKIYNDYYNQKANHDNYNKIYTNYYNHKANHKTYSCY; this is encoded by the exons atggcttcaaccactgCATCTACTGCcccaacaacaactgcagcacaaacaaccacaactgcagcaacaacaactgctccaccaacaaccacaactattgCTTCAACTACTAGACCTACTGCCTCTACAATTGCAGCACAAACAActactactgcagcaacaacaacaaccacaactgctccaccaacaaccacaactatggcttcaaccactacatctactgccccaacaacaactgcagcaccaacaaccactgTTATAGCAacaacaactgctccaccaaaaaccacaactatggcttcaaGTGTTACCTCTACTTCCTctacaactgcagcaccaacaactactactgcagcaacaacaaccacaactgctccaccaacaaccacaactatggcttcTACCATTACATCTACTGCcccaacaacaactgcagcaccaacaaccactgttacagcaacaacaactgctccaccaaaaACCACAACTATAGCTTCAACTATTACCTCTACTTCCTCTACAACTGCAACAACAGCAActactactgcagcaacaacaactatATCTGcaccaccaacaaccacaactgttgCACCAACAacaactatggcttcaaccactactTCTACTGACCCCACAGCAACTGCAGTAccaacaaccactactgcagcaacaaccaCTATAACTGCTCCACAAACAACCACAACTGGACATCCAACTACCACaaccatggcttcaaccactatatctactgcccccacaacaactATAGCACCAACAACGACTGCTAAGGCAACCGCAACCGCAACCACAACGccaccaccaacaacaacaactgctccacaaacaaccacaactgcaccACCAACCACCACAACCATGGCTTCATCCACTACATCTACTGCCTCCACAGCAACTACAGCACCAACAACGACTACTGAAGAAACTGCAACCACAACTTTGGCacaaacaaccacaactgctccaCCAGCAACCACAACTATCGCTTCAACCTCTACATCTGCTACCcctacaacaactgcagcaacaacatccgctccaccaacaaccaaaACTATGGCTTTAATTACTACAGATTCTGCCCCCACAACTGCAGCACTAACAACCAGTACTGCAACAACAACTGCTGTACCAACAacaactatggcttcaaccactaaaTCTGCTGCCACCACAACTGGagcaccaacaaccactactgcagcaacaacaaccacaactgctccgtcaacaaccacaactatggcttcagctactacatctactgcccccacaacTGCAATGAcaacaaccactactgcagcaacaactgctccaccaacaaccacaacaatggcttcaaccactacatctactgcccccacaacaactgcagcaccaacaactactactgcaggaactactgcagcaacaacaaccacaacgACTCCACtaacaaccacaactatggaTTCAACCACTAGATCTAGTGTTCCTACAACAACTGCATCAACAACAAcgacaactgctccaccaacacCCACAACTATGGCTCaaaccactacatctactgtCCCCTCAACTGCAGCCCCAATGACCACTACTGaagcaacaacaaccacaactgctccaccatcaaccacaactatggcttcaaccactacatctactgcccccacaacaactgcagaaacaacaaccacaaccgCAGCACCAACCACTACAACCGTGGCTCCGACAACCACAA CCTCCTCCACCCCGACTTTGTCTCCGACCACCACAACCGCAGCAAAAACCACCACAActgtggctccaacaaccacaactgctgctccctctaCCACAACTtcggctccaacaaccacaactgcttcTCCCTCAACCACAACTTCAGCTCCGGCAACAAC cttcaacaacaaaaactgcAGCATTAACCACCACAGCCATGGCTCCTACCACCACAACTGCTCAACCAACCACCACAACAATAACTCCATCAACAACAACTGCTCAACTGTCCACCACAACTCTGACAACCGCAACTACTGCCCCAACAACAAAATCTACAACGACTACTACAACCATAAAGCCAACCacaaaaactacaacaaaatCTACACAGACTTCTACAACCATAAAGCCGACCACACAAACTACAACAAAATCTACACTGACTACTACAAACATAAAGCCAACCGCAAAAACGACAACAAAATCTACACCGACTTCTACAACCATAAAGCTAACCacaaaaactacaacaaaatCTACACCGACTTCTACAACCATAAAGCCCACCGCAAAAACGACAACAAAATCTACAACGACTACTACAACCAAAAAGCCAACCACGACAACTACAACAAAATCTACACCAACTACTACAATCATAAAGCCAATCACAAAACCTACAGCTGCTACTAG